One Anolis carolinensis isolate JA03-04 chromosome 5, rAnoCar3.1.pri, whole genome shotgun sequence DNA segment encodes these proteins:
- the LOC103278896 gene encoding E3 ISG15--protein ligase HERC5 isoform X1 codes for MPAGKKQPAKMPKREKMRRCPKEMPKKRETLGKGKAPSQSGPPPTPSSGKSMGLRLFPERDQVCRVDPGAIRQISCKHGYLAVVGTQKRDVLVFEPAAGKPGCPNAARRKPKHIKLKKNSKVDLLDSEVSHLLILSSEGRLSEHSLASRSVNSEPRLLKELGNKRIVQIACGDHHSMALSEGGELFAWGQNEYGQLGVGRKSSTIGQPQPVWPLENVPLAQIAAGSAHSMALSLSGTVFSWGKNAFGQLGLGDTAERCFPMHVKALEDKRIAFISCGGEHTAVLSKDGMVCTFGDGSHGQLGHNSRYNEWFPRLVTELSGAQVSQIACGRWHTLVYVPNLGEVYSFGSGAEGQLGKGEKCDRLIPLPLDLTVNGQKMIRGKNIPEEMVKIIAGEDQSIVLLLKEKQKYANLNRTLARVEEEKTEKWASNSDPKCWQNIEQEIKLIFSSAACINGSFQEKREKTCRTSSKAANVDMPAVFLFCEKIAAKPKVITQMLKALRKLLNSLSLVPASPEALRVFLIVPVLLWKEAITSDCLLGQLAQAICKLPEKDKQILETWWSNLDVTFFKDLVGMYQRLISANLSSVIKHLRCSESVTLSVDFVWPLQVLQMLYEVNRKTNFTIQESNFYIPELKRILAPPSRNNIWNEEQLIRRLVSKGDEIQLAFDILSQFPCIFELEDKILLHTLCCLFRHFNYSLNNPGIVSKLHVRRQHLMQDTWQCIRSVSSNWFQQFFKVQFEGEPGIDDGGLSQEFFTILVKELCAPKCRIFTHFDESHLIWFPPQVPAQKDIYFLIGNLFGMALYNQKIAAFPFPLALFKKMANVQPTLEDLKELFPTIGRSLQTVLDEQREDVIELLQLDFMKVEEHEGSRTMIELKENGANLPVTKSNRKEYVDAYVHYIFTTSVEKQFADFMRGFERGCPTGKWKIFNPIELQLVLLGHKKYDWEQFEKNAKYAGYEKTEQIIKDFWDEFHDLPEEMKKDFLAFLTGTNRIPAQGMEKFIFTITDSRKEDPDLWYPEASTCCKILFLPRYSNRDVLKKMFLTALEYSEKFGLS; via the exons ATGCCCGCTGGGAAGAAACAACCCGCGAAGATGCCCAAAAGGGAAAAGATGCGAAGATGCCCGAAAGAGATGCCCAAGAAGAGGGAGACTTTGGGTAAAGGCAAGGCGCCCTCCCAATCCGGCCCACCACCCACTCCATCCTCGGGCAAATCGATGGGGCTGAGGCTGTTCCCCGAAAGGGATCAGGTTTGCCGGGTTGACCCTGGAGCTATCCGACAGATCAGCTGCAAACACGGGTACCTGGCTGTCGTGGGGACGCAGAAGCGAGACGTGTTGGTGTTTGAGCCAGCAGCTGGGAAGCCAGGATGCCCAAATGCGGCCAGGAGGAAACCCA AACACATCAAGTTGAAAAAGAACAGCAAAGTGGATTTGTTGGACTCTGAAGTATCTCACCTGCTCATCCTATCATCAGAAGGAAGACTTTCTGAACACAGTCTTGCATCCAGAAGTGTTAATTCAGAACCAAG ATTACTGAAAGAATTAGGAAACAAGCGGATTGTTCAAATTGCGTGTGGTGACCATCATTCTATGGCGCTTTCAGAAG GAGGAGAACTCTTTGCCTGGGGTCAGAATGAATATGGTCAACTTGGAGTGGGAAGGAAGAGCAGCACTATTGGACAACCACAGCCGGTGTGGCCTCTTGAAAACGTTCCTCTGGCCCAAATTGCAGCTGGTTCAGCTCACAGCATGGCTCTATCTTTGTCTGGCACTGTCTTTTCTTGGGGAAAGAATGCTTTTGGTCAACTGGGACTCGGAGACACAGCAG AAAGATGCTTCCCTATGCATGTGAAGGCCTTGGAAGATAAGAGAATAGCATTCATTTCATGTGGCGGAGAACACACTGCAGTTCTTTCAAAG GATGGGATGGTCTGCACCTTCGGAGATGGTAGCCATGGACAACTTGGTCACAACTCCAGATACAATGAATGGTTTCCACGTCTGGTGACAGAGCTGTCTGGGGCTCAAGTATCTCAGATAGCTTGTGGAAG ATGGCACACTCTTGTCTACGTCCCAAACCTCGGGGAAGTCTATTCTTTTGGATCTGGAGCAGAAGGACAGcttggaaagggggagaaatgtgACCGACTAATACCACTTCCTCTTGATTTGACTGTGAATGGCCAAAAGATGATCCGAG GAAAGAATATCCCGGAGGAAATGGTTAAAATCATTGCTGGAGAGGACCAAAGCATTGTGCTTCTGTTAAAGGAAAAG caaaaatatgcaaatttaaACCGAACTCTTGCCAGAGTGGAGGAGGAAAAGACTGAAAAGTGGGCTTCTAATTCGGATCCTAAATGCTGGCAGAACATAGAACA GGAAATTAAGTTGATCTTCTCATCTGCTGCTTGCATCAATGGAAGCTTTCAAGAGAAGAG AGAGAAAACTTGCAGAACATCCTCAAAGGCTGCCAATGTGGATATGCCAGCAGTGTTCCTTTTCTGTGAAAAGATTGCTGCTAAGCCTAAAGTCATCACACAG ATGTTGAAGGCCCTTCGAAAGCTTCTCAACTCTCTTTCATTGGTTCCTGCCTCTCCTGAAGCACTCAGAGTCTTCCTCATTGTTCCTGTCCTCTTATGGAAGGAGGCTATTACATCTGATTGTCTCCTTGGTCAACTGGCACAAGCCATCTGCAAACTTCCAGAAAAGGACAAGCAAATCCTTG AAACCTGGTGGTCTAATCTAGACGTCACATTCTTCAAGGATCTAGTGGGCATGTATCAAAGACTTATCAGTGCCAATCTTTCTTCTGTCATTAAACACCTGAGATGTTCAGAGAGTGTAACCCTATCAGTGGACTTCGTTTGGCCTCTTCAGGTTCTACAGATGCTTTATGAG GTAAATCGCAAGACCAACTTCACAATCCAAGAAAGCAACTTTTACATTCCTGAACTGAAAAGAATATTGGCTCCTCCAAGTAGGAATAACATATGGAATGAGGAACAA CTGATACGAAGACTTGTTTCAAAGGGGGACGAAATACAA CTTGCCTTTGATATACTCAGCCAGTTCCCTTGCATTTTTGAGTTGGAAGATAAGATTCTTCTGCATACACTATGCTGTTTGTTTCGGCATTTTAACTACAGCTTG AACAACCCTGGCATTGTTAGCAAGCTGCACGTTAGAAGGCAACATTTGATGCAGGATACATGGCAATGTATAAGAAGTGTATCATCAAACTGGTTTCAGCAGTTTTTTAAA GTGCAATTCGAAGGAGAGCCTGGGATTGATGATGGAGGCCTGTCTCAGGaattttttaccatcctcgtaAAGGAACTGTGTGCGCCCAAATGTCGGATATTCACACATTTTGATGAGTCGCATCTGATTTGGTTTCCACCCCAG GTACCAGCACAAAAAGACATATATTTTCTAATTGGGAACCTGTTTGGGATGGCACTCTATAACCAGAAGATTGctgcctttcctttccctcttgcTCTGTTCAAGAAGATGGCAAATGTTCAACCAACTCTGGAAGATTTGAAGGAGCTGTTTCCTACAATAGGAAG AAGTCTTCAGACAGTCCTGGATGAACAGCGTGAAGATGTCATTGAACTCCTCCAGTTGGATTTCATG AAAGTGGAAGAACATGAAGGATCCAGAACTATGATTGAGCTGAAAGAAAATGGTGCCAACCTTCCTGTCACTAAGTCCAACAG AAAAGAATATGTGGATGCTTATGTGCATTACATATTCACCACATCGGTCGAGAAGCAGTTTGCAGATTTTATGCGTGGATTTGAAAGAGGCTGCCCAACTGGAAAGTGGAAAATCTTCAATCCTATTGAACTCCAACTTGTTCTGCTTGGACATAAAAAATATGATTGGGAACAATTTGAAAAG AATGCAAAGTATGCTGGTTATGAAAAGACAGAACAAATAATAAAGGATTTTTGGGATGAGTTTCATGATCTTCCTGAAGAGATGAAGAAGGATTTTCTTG CTTTCCTTACAGGAACCAACCGCATTCCAGCTCAAGGGATGGAAAAATTCATATTCACAATTACTGATTCAAGGAAAGAAGACCCAGACTTGTGGTATCCGGAAGCCTCTACTTGCTGTAAAATCTTGTTCCTTCCAAGATATAGCAACAGAGATGTTCTCAAGAAAATGTTCCTTACTGCTCTAGAGTATTCTGAAAAATTTGGCCTCTCCTGA
- the LOC103278896 gene encoding E3 ISG15--protein ligase HERC5 isoform X2 encodes MPAGKKQPAKMPKREKMRRCPKEMPKKRETLGKGKAPSQSGPPPTPSSGKSMGLRLFPERDQVCRVDPGAIRQISCKHGYLAVVGTQKRDVLVFEPAAGKPGCPNAARRKPKHIKLKKNSKVDLLDSEVSHLLILSSEGRLSEHSLASRSVNSEPRLLKELGNKRIVQIACGDHHSMALSEGGELFAWGQNEYGQLGVGRKSSTIGQPQPVWPLENVPLAQIAAGSAHSMALSLSGTVFSWGKNAFGQLGLGDTAERCFPMHVKALEDKRIAFISCGGEHTAVLSKDGMVCTFGDGSHGQLGHNSRYNEWFPRLVTELSGAQVSQIACGRWHTLVYVPNLGEVYSFGSGAEGQLGKGEKCDRLIPLPLDLTVNGQKMIRGKNIPEEMVKIIAGEDQSIVLLLKEKQKYANLNRTLARVEEEKTEKWASNSDPKCWQNIEQEIKLIFSSAACINGSFQEKREKTCRTSSKAANVDMPAVFLFCEKIAAKPKVITQMLKALRKLLNSLSLVPASPEALRVFLIVPVLLWKEAITSDCLLGQLAQAICKLPEKDKQILETWWSNLDVTFFKDLVGMYQRLISANLSSVIKHLRCSESVTLSVDFVWPLQVLQMLYEVNRKTNFTIQESNFYIPELKRILAPPSRNNIWNEEQLIRRLVSKGDEIQLAFDILSQFPCIFELEDKILLHTLCCLFRHFNYSLNNPGIVSKLHVRRQHLMQDTWQCIRSVSSNWFQQFFKVQFEGEPGIDDGGLSQEFFTILVKELCAPKCRIFTHFDESHLIWFPPQVPAQKDIYFLIGNLFGMALYNQKIAAFPFPLALFKKMANVQPTLEDLKELFPTIGRSLQTVLDEQREDVIELLQLDFMKVEEHEGSRTMIELKENGANLPVTKSNRKEYVDAYVHYIFTTSVEKQFADFMRGFERGCPTGKWKIFNPIELQLVLLGHKKYDWEQFEKLSLQEPTAFQLKGWKNSYSQLLIQGKKTQTCGIRKPLLAVKSCSFQDIATEMFSRKCSLLL; translated from the exons ATGCCCGCTGGGAAGAAACAACCCGCGAAGATGCCCAAAAGGGAAAAGATGCGAAGATGCCCGAAAGAGATGCCCAAGAAGAGGGAGACTTTGGGTAAAGGCAAGGCGCCCTCCCAATCCGGCCCACCACCCACTCCATCCTCGGGCAAATCGATGGGGCTGAGGCTGTTCCCCGAAAGGGATCAGGTTTGCCGGGTTGACCCTGGAGCTATCCGACAGATCAGCTGCAAACACGGGTACCTGGCTGTCGTGGGGACGCAGAAGCGAGACGTGTTGGTGTTTGAGCCAGCAGCTGGGAAGCCAGGATGCCCAAATGCGGCCAGGAGGAAACCCA AACACATCAAGTTGAAAAAGAACAGCAAAGTGGATTTGTTGGACTCTGAAGTATCTCACCTGCTCATCCTATCATCAGAAGGAAGACTTTCTGAACACAGTCTTGCATCCAGAAGTGTTAATTCAGAACCAAG ATTACTGAAAGAATTAGGAAACAAGCGGATTGTTCAAATTGCGTGTGGTGACCATCATTCTATGGCGCTTTCAGAAG GAGGAGAACTCTTTGCCTGGGGTCAGAATGAATATGGTCAACTTGGAGTGGGAAGGAAGAGCAGCACTATTGGACAACCACAGCCGGTGTGGCCTCTTGAAAACGTTCCTCTGGCCCAAATTGCAGCTGGTTCAGCTCACAGCATGGCTCTATCTTTGTCTGGCACTGTCTTTTCTTGGGGAAAGAATGCTTTTGGTCAACTGGGACTCGGAGACACAGCAG AAAGATGCTTCCCTATGCATGTGAAGGCCTTGGAAGATAAGAGAATAGCATTCATTTCATGTGGCGGAGAACACACTGCAGTTCTTTCAAAG GATGGGATGGTCTGCACCTTCGGAGATGGTAGCCATGGACAACTTGGTCACAACTCCAGATACAATGAATGGTTTCCACGTCTGGTGACAGAGCTGTCTGGGGCTCAAGTATCTCAGATAGCTTGTGGAAG ATGGCACACTCTTGTCTACGTCCCAAACCTCGGGGAAGTCTATTCTTTTGGATCTGGAGCAGAAGGACAGcttggaaagggggagaaatgtgACCGACTAATACCACTTCCTCTTGATTTGACTGTGAATGGCCAAAAGATGATCCGAG GAAAGAATATCCCGGAGGAAATGGTTAAAATCATTGCTGGAGAGGACCAAAGCATTGTGCTTCTGTTAAAGGAAAAG caaaaatatgcaaatttaaACCGAACTCTTGCCAGAGTGGAGGAGGAAAAGACTGAAAAGTGGGCTTCTAATTCGGATCCTAAATGCTGGCAGAACATAGAACA GGAAATTAAGTTGATCTTCTCATCTGCTGCTTGCATCAATGGAAGCTTTCAAGAGAAGAG AGAGAAAACTTGCAGAACATCCTCAAAGGCTGCCAATGTGGATATGCCAGCAGTGTTCCTTTTCTGTGAAAAGATTGCTGCTAAGCCTAAAGTCATCACACAG ATGTTGAAGGCCCTTCGAAAGCTTCTCAACTCTCTTTCATTGGTTCCTGCCTCTCCTGAAGCACTCAGAGTCTTCCTCATTGTTCCTGTCCTCTTATGGAAGGAGGCTATTACATCTGATTGTCTCCTTGGTCAACTGGCACAAGCCATCTGCAAACTTCCAGAAAAGGACAAGCAAATCCTTG AAACCTGGTGGTCTAATCTAGACGTCACATTCTTCAAGGATCTAGTGGGCATGTATCAAAGACTTATCAGTGCCAATCTTTCTTCTGTCATTAAACACCTGAGATGTTCAGAGAGTGTAACCCTATCAGTGGACTTCGTTTGGCCTCTTCAGGTTCTACAGATGCTTTATGAG GTAAATCGCAAGACCAACTTCACAATCCAAGAAAGCAACTTTTACATTCCTGAACTGAAAAGAATATTGGCTCCTCCAAGTAGGAATAACATATGGAATGAGGAACAA CTGATACGAAGACTTGTTTCAAAGGGGGACGAAATACAA CTTGCCTTTGATATACTCAGCCAGTTCCCTTGCATTTTTGAGTTGGAAGATAAGATTCTTCTGCATACACTATGCTGTTTGTTTCGGCATTTTAACTACAGCTTG AACAACCCTGGCATTGTTAGCAAGCTGCACGTTAGAAGGCAACATTTGATGCAGGATACATGGCAATGTATAAGAAGTGTATCATCAAACTGGTTTCAGCAGTTTTTTAAA GTGCAATTCGAAGGAGAGCCTGGGATTGATGATGGAGGCCTGTCTCAGGaattttttaccatcctcgtaAAGGAACTGTGTGCGCCCAAATGTCGGATATTCACACATTTTGATGAGTCGCATCTGATTTGGTTTCCACCCCAG GTACCAGCACAAAAAGACATATATTTTCTAATTGGGAACCTGTTTGGGATGGCACTCTATAACCAGAAGATTGctgcctttcctttccctcttgcTCTGTTCAAGAAGATGGCAAATGTTCAACCAACTCTGGAAGATTTGAAGGAGCTGTTTCCTACAATAGGAAG AAGTCTTCAGACAGTCCTGGATGAACAGCGTGAAGATGTCATTGAACTCCTCCAGTTGGATTTCATG AAAGTGGAAGAACATGAAGGATCCAGAACTATGATTGAGCTGAAAGAAAATGGTGCCAACCTTCCTGTCACTAAGTCCAACAG AAAAGAATATGTGGATGCTTATGTGCATTACATATTCACCACATCGGTCGAGAAGCAGTTTGCAGATTTTATGCGTGGATTTGAAAGAGGCTGCCCAACTGGAAAGTGGAAAATCTTCAATCCTATTGAACTCCAACTTGTTCTGCTTGGACATAAAAAATATGATTGGGAACAATTTGAAAAG CTTTCCTTACAGGAACCAACCGCATTCCAGCTCAAGGGATGGAAAAATTCATATTCACAATTACTGATTCAAGGAAAGAAGACCCAGACTTGTGGTATCCGGAAGCCTCTACTTGCTGTAAAATCTTGTTCCTTCCAAGATATAGCAACAGAGATGTTCTCAAGAAAATGTTCCTTACTGCTCTAG
- the pigy gene encoding phosphatidylinositol N-acetylglucosaminyltransferase subunit Y, whose translation MFLSLPTMTVLIPVLSLAGLFYSASVDENFPQGCTSTTSLCFYSLLLPVTIPVYVFFHLWTWMGLKLFRHN comes from the coding sequence ATGTTTCTGTCTCTGCCTACGATGACTGTACTCATCCCTGTGTTGTCTTTAGCTGGCCTGTTTTATTCAGCCAGTGTTGATGAAAACTTTCCTCAGGGCTGCACAAGTACAACCAGCCTGTGTTTCTACAGCCTGCTGCTTCCAGTTACCATACCAGTTTATGTGTTCTTCCACCTCTGGACCTGGATGGGCCTTAAACTCTTTCGCCACAACTAG
- the pyurf gene encoding protein preY, mitochondrial, whose translation MPMLPHGLLRLSACVPLWRKGSRALFSKAAGNGGQQEPKPPFDASLLQILVCPLSKKPLRYEESTNELINEELGIAYPITDGIPNMIPQAARMIGKDKQEGEPEQT comes from the exons ATGCCGATGCTGCCTCACGGACTCCTGCGCCTCTCCGCTTGCGTTCCGCTTTGGAGGAAAGGCTCTCGGGCGCTCTTCTCCAAGGCGGCCGGGAACGGAGGACAGCAGGAGCCCAAGCCGCCCTTCGATGCCAGCCTCCTCCAGATCCTCGTCTGCCCCTTGTCCAAGAAGCCACTCAG ATATGAGGAATCCACCAATGAATTAATCAATGAAGAGCTGGGTATTGCCTACCCCATCACCGATGGCATCCCTAATATGATCCCCCAAGCTGCCAGGATGATTGGCAAAGACAAGCAGGAAGGGGAACCTGAGCAGACCTAG